GGTGATTGCGATGTGGCTGGTGATCTGGGCGCTTTGGCGCTTTCTCAAGGCGATTTTTCGACGCCTGCGCGGCAGTGGTGAGGCGCAGGATCCATTGCAAAAAACATAGCTGCTTGCGTTCGATGGATATGCGCTTAGCGGTGAATTGACCGATAAACGGAGACGATATGTTCAAGAAAATTCTGATTGCCAATCGTGGTGAGATCGCCTGCCGTGTGGCCGCGACCGCCCGCCGCATGGGTGTGAAGACCGTGGCCGTGTACTCGGATGCCGATGCCCAGGCCAAGCATGTGGCGGCCTGCGACGAGGCCGTGCACATCGGCGGCAGCGCGCCCAAGGACAGCTATCTGCGCTGGGAGCGCATTCTGGAGGCTGCCAAGGCCACGGGTGCCGAAGCCATCCACCCCGGCTATGGCTTCCTCTCCGAGAACGAGGACTTTGCCAATGCCTGCGCAGCGGCCGGCCTGGTCTTCATCGGCCCGCCCGCCAGCGCGATCCGCGCCATGGGTCTCAAGGCCGAGTCCAAGCAACTGATGGAAAAGGCCGGCGTGCCGCTGGTGCCCGGCTATCACGGACACGACCAGAACCCCGAGCTGCTGCACCGGGAGGCCGATCGCATCGGCTATCCCGTGCTCATCAAGGCCAGCGCGGGCGGCGGCGGCAAGGGCATGCGTCTGGTGGAAAAGAGCGAGGACTTTTCGGCCTCGCTGGAGTCCTGCAAGCGCGAGGCCATCAACAGCTTCGGCAACGATGCCGTGCTGATCGAGAAGTACGTGCTGCGCCCGCGCCATATCGAGATTCAGGTGTTTGGCGACACGCAGGGCAACTGCGTCTATCTGTTCGAACGCGACTGCTCGGTGCAGCGCCGCCACCAGAAGGTACTGGAGGAAGCACCGGCGCCGGGCATGACTGCCGCGCTGCGCCAGAAGATGGGCGAGGCCGCAGTGGCCGCCGCCAAGGCCGTGAACTATGTGGGCGCGGGCACGGTGGAGTTCATCGTCGAGCAGCCCGGCGGCTACGACCAGCCCGAAGCCATGAAGTTCTACTTCATGGAAATGAACACCCGGCTGCAGGTGGAGCACCCCGTGACCGAAGCCATCACGGGCGAGGATCTGGTGCGCTGGCAGCTGCTGGTGGCTTCGGGACAGCCTTTGCCCAAGGCACAGTCGGAACTCCGTATCCAGGGCCATGCCATCGAGGCACGCATCTGCGCCGAGAACCCCGAGAACAACTTCCTGCCCGCCACCGGTCATCTGGCCGTCTATCGCAAGCCCGAATGCAGCAGCTTCGAGATCAGCGATGTGCGCGTGGACGACGGCGTACGCGAGGGCGATGCGATCAGCCCCTTCTACGACTCCATGATCGCCAAGCTCATCGTCCATGGCGAGGACCGTGCCCAGGCGCTGGCGCGTCTGGACGCGGCGCTGGCTCAGACCCATATCGTGGGCCTGACGACCAATGTGCAGTTTCTGCGCCAGGTGGTGAAGAGCCAGGCTTTCTCCAATGCCTTGCTCGATACCGCGCTGATCGAGCGCGAGCGCGAGGCCTTGTTCGGCAAGGATTTCGTGGGCCGCGACCTGGCCGTCGCCGCTGCCATGGCCTGGCAGCTGCAGGGCGAGCAGGCCGCGCAAGGCGCAGACCCCTTCAGCCGCCGCGACGGCTGGCGCATGTCGGGCCGCTATGTGCGTGCGTTCGGCTTTGCCTACCGCGGCGAGGACTTCACGGCCGGGCTGGCCTACGGTCGCGGCGCGCAGGCGGCGCAGACCTATCAGCTCGGCATTGGCGAGGGCGAAGGCCGCAGCGATGCCGCGCTGCAGTGGCGCGCACTGGCCGACGGGCGGCTGGAGCTGGGCCTGGACGGCAAGCGCACGGTGGTCGTGGTCCATGCCCAGGGCGACCAGCTGTCCATCTTCACCGAAGCGGGCAGCACC
This DNA window, taken from Comamonas testosteroni TK102, encodes the following:
- a CDS encoding acetyl/propionyl/methylcrotonyl-CoA carboxylase subunit alpha encodes the protein MFKKILIANRGEIACRVAATARRMGVKTVAVYSDADAQAKHVAACDEAVHIGGSAPKDSYLRWERILEAAKATGAEAIHPGYGFLSENEDFANACAAAGLVFIGPPASAIRAMGLKAESKQLMEKAGVPLVPGYHGHDQNPELLHREADRIGYPVLIKASAGGGGKGMRLVEKSEDFSASLESCKREAINSFGNDAVLIEKYVLRPRHIEIQVFGDTQGNCVYLFERDCSVQRRHQKVLEEAPAPGMTAALRQKMGEAAVAAAKAVNYVGAGTVEFIVEQPGGYDQPEAMKFYFMEMNTRLQVEHPVTEAITGEDLVRWQLLVASGQPLPKAQSELRIQGHAIEARICAENPENNFLPATGHLAVYRKPECSSFEISDVRVDDGVREGDAISPFYDSMIAKLIVHGEDRAQALARLDAALAQTHIVGLTTNVQFLRQVVKSQAFSNALLDTALIEREREALFGKDFVGRDLAVAAAMAWQLQGEQAAQGADPFSRRDGWRMSGRYVRAFGFAYRGEDFTAGLAYGRGAQAAQTYQLGIGEGEGRSDAALQWRALADGRLELGLDGKRTVVVVHAQGDQLSIFTEAGSTQITVVDQLAHAGDTGHEGGRLTAPMPGKVVSFTVKAGDKVSKGQPLAVMEAMKMEHTIAAPGDGVVLELLYVPGDQVSEGAELLRIEVSA